One Misgurnus anguillicaudatus chromosome 22, ASM2758022v2, whole genome shotgun sequence DNA segment encodes these proteins:
- the tcn2 gene encoding transcobalamin-2 isoform X2, whose amino-acid sequence MKGIIIIVSALLALTAGKPLESDHEELHLSLNKQLLRSVDIQDNLPNPSVHIALRLSKQHNLAKESEHLNRLKTDFHNDIEKSLKNNELAVGRLALYILALKSSCHDLESLYLAGNDDREPLFTHLKREMEEEKQNIAFSHRPKTNYYQYSLGILALCVSGIRVNAHVTQKLIHAVEHGQIKHGESLCVDTHAMAGMALQCLKDEGTGFKDPEELDKALATIKQRLLDSKRADGHMGNEFSTGLAVQALLAMGSPMNEFATAMEALRADARQGTYHNPMAISQVLPALQQKSYLNLKKKECRSEDDTLVLDAITETEVPPSKEKVSLEVEVIKSNGEASLYIIHVPRGSSLFEALSFLQDKQKDFNFSTQESLWGPFLSMVNGEQARQTDRRYWHISTDGTSLNQGIKDYKIDSAQKITFKNTGY is encoded by the exons ATGAAGGGGATTATCATTATTGTGAGTGCGCTCTTGGCGCTAACCGCTGGAAAACCTCTTG AATCGGATCATGAGGAACTCCACCTGTCCCTCAATAAGCAGCTGCTGCGTTCTGTGGACATTCAAGATAATCTGCCCAATCCGAGCGTGCACATCGCCCTGCGGCTCTCAAAACAACATAACCTAGCTAAAGAAAGCGAACATCTCAACCGTCTCAAGACAGACTTTCATAATGATATTGAGAA ATCTCTCAAAAACAATGAGTTGGCGGTTGGCCGTCTTGCCCTATACATCTTGGCATTGAAGTCTTCCTGCCATGACTTGGAAAGCCTGTATCTCGCTGGTAATGATGATCGGGAACCCCTCTTTACTCATCTGAAGAGAGAGATGGAAGAGGAGAAACAGAACATTGCAT TCAGTCACCGCCCAAAGACCAACTACTATCAGTATTCTCTAGGAATCCTGGCTTTGTGTGTAAGTGGCATTAGGGTTAATGCCCATGTCACCCAGAAACTCATTCATGCTGTTGAACACGGACAGATTAAACATGGAGAGTCCTTATGTGTGG ACACGCATGCTATGGCAGGCATGGCCCTCCAGTGTCTGAAAGATGAGGGAACTGGCTTTAAAGATCCAGAGGAGCTGGACAAGGCCCTTGCCACCATTAAGCAAAGGCTTCTTGACTCTAAAAGAGCTGATGGCCACATGGGTAATGAGTTTAGCACTGGACTAGCAGTGCAG GCCTTATTGGCTATGGGCAGTCCAATGAATGAGTTCGCCACTGCTATGGAGGCTTTAAGGGCAGATGCAAGACAAGGAACCTATCATAACCCCATGGCCATTTCCCAGGTCCTGCCTGCCCTACAGCAAAAATCATACCTCAATCTGAAGAAGAAAGAATGTCGCAGCGAGGACG ACACTCTTGTTTTGGATGCCATTACCGAAACAGAAGTTCCTCCAAGTAAGGAAAAAGTGTCTCTAGAGGTGGAGGTCATTAAATCAAACGGTGAAGCATCACTTTATATTATTCACGTACCCCGAGGCTCCTCGCTTTTCGAAGCCCTCAGTTTTCTCCAGGACAAGCAAAAAGATTTCAA CTTTAGTACACAAGAGAGCTTATGGGGGCCATTCCTGAGTATGGTGAATGGCGAACAAGCACGTCAAACTGATCGCAGATACTGGCATATTTCCACTGATGGCACCTCTCTGAACCAGG GTATCAAAGACTATAAGATTGACTCGGCTCAAAAAATCACCTTTAAGAACACTGGGTACTGA
- the tcn2 gene encoding transcobalamin-2 isoform X1, with the protein MKGIIIIVSALLALTAGKPLESDHEELHLSLNKQLLRSVDIQDNLPNPSVHIALRLSKQHNLAKESEHLNRLKTDFHNDIEKSLKNNELAVGRLALYILALKSSCHDLESLYLAGNDDREPLFTHLKREMEEEKQNIAFSHRPKTNYYQYSLGILALCVSGIRVNAHVTQKLIHAVEHGQIKHGESLCVDTHAMAGMALQCLKDEGTGFKDPEELDKALATIKQRLLDSKRADGHMGNEFSTGLAVQALLAMGSPMNEFATAMEALRADARQGTYHNPMAISQVLPALQQKSYLNLKKKECRSEDGTSKLYTLVLDAITETEVPPSKEKVSLEVEVIKSNGEASLYIIHVPRGSSLFEALSFLQDKQKDFNFSTQESLWGPFLSMVNGEQARQTDRRYWHISTDGTSLNQGIKDYKIDSAQKITFKNTGY; encoded by the exons ATGAAGGGGATTATCATTATTGTGAGTGCGCTCTTGGCGCTAACCGCTGGAAAACCTCTTG AATCGGATCATGAGGAACTCCACCTGTCCCTCAATAAGCAGCTGCTGCGTTCTGTGGACATTCAAGATAATCTGCCCAATCCGAGCGTGCACATCGCCCTGCGGCTCTCAAAACAACATAACCTAGCTAAAGAAAGCGAACATCTCAACCGTCTCAAGACAGACTTTCATAATGATATTGAGAA ATCTCTCAAAAACAATGAGTTGGCGGTTGGCCGTCTTGCCCTATACATCTTGGCATTGAAGTCTTCCTGCCATGACTTGGAAAGCCTGTATCTCGCTGGTAATGATGATCGGGAACCCCTCTTTACTCATCTGAAGAGAGAGATGGAAGAGGAGAAACAGAACATTGCAT TCAGTCACCGCCCAAAGACCAACTACTATCAGTATTCTCTAGGAATCCTGGCTTTGTGTGTAAGTGGCATTAGGGTTAATGCCCATGTCACCCAGAAACTCATTCATGCTGTTGAACACGGACAGATTAAACATGGAGAGTCCTTATGTGTGG ACACGCATGCTATGGCAGGCATGGCCCTCCAGTGTCTGAAAGATGAGGGAACTGGCTTTAAAGATCCAGAGGAGCTGGACAAGGCCCTTGCCACCATTAAGCAAAGGCTTCTTGACTCTAAAAGAGCTGATGGCCACATGGGTAATGAGTTTAGCACTGGACTAGCAGTGCAG GCCTTATTGGCTATGGGCAGTCCAATGAATGAGTTCGCCACTGCTATGGAGGCTTTAAGGGCAGATGCAAGACAAGGAACCTATCATAACCCCATGGCCATTTCCCAGGTCCTGCCTGCCCTACAGCAAAAATCATACCTCAATCTGAAGAAGAAAGAATGTCGCAGCGAGGACGGTACATCCAAACtct ACACTCTTGTTTTGGATGCCATTACCGAAACAGAAGTTCCTCCAAGTAAGGAAAAAGTGTCTCTAGAGGTGGAGGTCATTAAATCAAACGGTGAAGCATCACTTTATATTATTCACGTACCCCGAGGCTCCTCGCTTTTCGAAGCCCTCAGTTTTCTCCAGGACAAGCAAAAAGATTTCAA CTTTAGTACACAAGAGAGCTTATGGGGGCCATTCCTGAGTATGGTGAATGGCGAACAAGCACGTCAAACTGATCGCAGATACTGGCATATTTCCACTGATGGCACCTCTCTGAACCAGG GTATCAAAGACTATAAGATTGACTCGGCTCAAAAAATCACCTTTAAGAACACTGGGTACTGA
- the ccdc117 gene encoding coiled-coil domain-containing protein 117 isoform X2: protein MQSPRSGSELEFLVFSHHANFNNPNLSTICGPNKGSHHLTGGPMPNAWERRCMRKQRRRTDDGSCSPKRPKLMGEEEEDVAEQPSPKVRRGWSVDSIATSPSTESSLVQRQTEPRAVLRSLPFTASPSPIRKVHTEGSGMEVEAAQRRLQEIEDRITLEDDSDEEELDVEPAQRRPVLVLSDSLREGLQRGIADILPHTVAQSMNHSCMELVLWRPPEDPLTQRLKDTLQRQQRKQLNRQTPTPIPLVSNPISPPSQPQFTATNEQTFSPLFSSPSDPNSGEEDMEL, encoded by the exons ATGCAGAGCCCCAGATCAGGAAGCGAGTTGGAGTTCCTTGTGTTTTCCCACCATGCAAACTTTAATAACCCTAACTTGAGCACAATTTGTGGGCCAAACAAAGGCTCACATCATTTGACTGGAGGACCCATGCCAAATGC CTGGGAGAGAAGATGTATGAGGAAGCAAAGAAGGAGGACGGATGATGG AAGCTGCAGTCCAAAAAGGCCAAAGCTGATGGGAGAGGAAGAAGAAGATGTGGCCGAGCAACCAAGTCCTAAAGTGAGACGGGGATGGTCTGTGGACTCCATCGCCACTTCTCCTTCCACAGAGTCCAGCTTGGTTCAGCGACAGACTGAACCCAGGGCAGTGCTGAGAAGTCTGCCCTTTACAGCCTCTCCTTCCCCAATACGCAAAGTTCATACAGAGGGGTCAGGCATGGAGGTAGAGGCTGCTCAAAGGAGACTGCAGGAGATCGAAGATAG gaTAACTTTGGAAGATGACAGTGATGAGGAGGAGTTGGATGTTGAACCAGCTCAGCGCAGACCAGTGCTGGTGTTATCTGACAGCTTGAGGGAGGGGCTTCAGCGAGGGATTGCTGACATTCTGCCCCATACAGTAGCACAGTCAAT GAACCACTCTTGTATGGAACTGGTGTTATGGCGCCCCCCAGAGGACCCTCTCACCCAGAGGCTAAAAGACACATTACAAAGACAGCAGCGCAAGCAGCTAAACAGACAGACCCCTACACCCATACCATTGGTCAGCAACCCTATCAGCCCCCCGTCCCAGCCCCAGTTCACAGCAACCAATGAGCAAACTTTCAGTCCCCTGTTCAGCAGCCCTTCGGACCCTAACTCTGGAGAAGAAGACATGGAGTTGTAG
- the ccdc117 gene encoding coiled-coil domain-containing protein 117 isoform X1: protein MQSPRSGSELEFLVFSHHANFNNPNLSTICGPNKGSHHLTGGPMPNASWERRCMRKQRRRTDDGSCSPKRPKLMGEEEEDVAEQPSPKVRRGWSVDSIATSPSTESSLVQRQTEPRAVLRSLPFTASPSPIRKVHTEGSGMEVEAAQRRLQEIEDRITLEDDSDEEELDVEPAQRRPVLVLSDSLREGLQRGIADILPHTVAQSMNHSCMELVLWRPPEDPLTQRLKDTLQRQQRKQLNRQTPTPIPLVSNPISPPSQPQFTATNEQTFSPLFSSPSDPNSGEEDMEL, encoded by the exons ATGCAGAGCCCCAGATCAGGAAGCGAGTTGGAGTTCCTTGTGTTTTCCCACCATGCAAACTTTAATAACCCTAACTTGAGCACAATTTGTGGGCCAAACAAAGGCTCACATCATTTGACTGGAGGACCCATGCCAAATGC AAGCTGGGAGAGAAGATGTATGAGGAAGCAAAGAAGGAGGACGGATGATGG AAGCTGCAGTCCAAAAAGGCCAAAGCTGATGGGAGAGGAAGAAGAAGATGTGGCCGAGCAACCAAGTCCTAAAGTGAGACGGGGATGGTCTGTGGACTCCATCGCCACTTCTCCTTCCACAGAGTCCAGCTTGGTTCAGCGACAGACTGAACCCAGGGCAGTGCTGAGAAGTCTGCCCTTTACAGCCTCTCCTTCCCCAATACGCAAAGTTCATACAGAGGGGTCAGGCATGGAGGTAGAGGCTGCTCAAAGGAGACTGCAGGAGATCGAAGATAG gaTAACTTTGGAAGATGACAGTGATGAGGAGGAGTTGGATGTTGAACCAGCTCAGCGCAGACCAGTGCTGGTGTTATCTGACAGCTTGAGGGAGGGGCTTCAGCGAGGGATTGCTGACATTCTGCCCCATACAGTAGCACAGTCAAT GAACCACTCTTGTATGGAACTGGTGTTATGGCGCCCCCCAGAGGACCCTCTCACCCAGAGGCTAAAAGACACATTACAAAGACAGCAGCGCAAGCAGCTAAACAGACAGACCCCTACACCCATACCATTGGTCAGCAACCCTATCAGCCCCCCGTCCCAGCCCCAGTTCACAGCAACCAATGAGCAAACTTTCAGTCCCCTGTTCAGCAGCCCTTCGGACCCTAACTCTGGAGAAGAAGACATGGAGTTGTAG